Genomic segment of Geminocystis herdmanii PCC 6308:
TAGAAGCCCTAGAATACGGTAGATTATTTCGTGAAGAAAAAATATCTTTTGAAGAAATAAATGATCAATAATGAAATACTTATTAGACACTGATCATATTAGTTTTCTCCAAAGAAAATCAGGACAAGAATATGAAAATATAATCCGTCATATTCGTCAACATTCTTCAAGAGATTTTGCTTTTTCGATTATTAGTTTTCATGAACAAATAATAGGAGCTCATACTTTTATTGTTCGTTCTCAAAATCCAGAGAAATTGATTAAAGGCTATGGTTTATTGCAACAGGTAATTAATACATTTTCCAAAGCAAATATTTTAGATTTTGATGAAAACTCTGTACAAATTTTTGAACGCTTAAAATGTGAAAAAATTACCCTAGCTACTATGGATTTAAGAATTGCCTCGATCGCTC
This window contains:
- a CDS encoding type II toxin-antitoxin system VapC family toxin codes for the protein MKYLLDTDHISFLQRKSGQEYENIIRHIRQHSSRDFAFSIISFHEQIIGAHTFIVRSQNPEKLIKGYGLLQQVINTFSKANILDFDENSVQIFERLKCEKITLATMDLRIASIALSQDLILLTRNRKDFSKVPNLILEDWTT